From a single Chitinophaga sp. Cy-1792 genomic region:
- a CDS encoding aldehyde dehydrogenase: MISNAQAAKLYEGQKAYFDSGATLTYNFRKTQLKRLKKAVQQYEPRILDALHQDLHKHAVESYSSEVGFLYEEINYILEGLKAWMEPQIVSSPLVTYPSTSRIYRQPLGLTLIIAPWNYPFMLQISPLLGAIAGGNCAILKPSELAPATSAVIAAMIKETFDPTYIAVVEGDGGQVIPMLMSFRFDHVFFTGSIPVGKKIMEMAVPHLTPVTLELGGKSPCVVDEKVNIKVAAKRIVWGKFWNAGQTCVAPDYLLVHQHVKDELVTAMKNAIVEFFGEDPAQSDSYARMINDKRFDVVAAYLNDGHIVHGGQTDKSQRYIAPTLLTDVEWDDPVMQDEIFGPVLPILTYSDLPQAIQAIKKLPYPLALYVFTKSKKTERALIEQVPFGGGCVNNVLVHLTNPELPFGGAGYSGMGQYHGKYSFDTFTHPKGMLKTGTWLDVPVKYPPFKNKLGLLKKIMK; the protein is encoded by the coding sequence ATGATCAGTAATGCCCAGGCAGCCAAACTTTATGAGGGTCAGAAAGCATATTTCGACTCAGGCGCCACACTTACCTATAATTTCAGGAAGACCCAGCTAAAACGCCTGAAAAAAGCGGTCCAGCAGTATGAACCCCGTATTCTGGACGCACTGCACCAGGATTTACATAAACATGCCGTAGAGTCTTATTCCAGTGAAGTAGGATTTCTATATGAAGAAATCAATTATATCCTCGAAGGACTCAAAGCATGGATGGAACCACAGATAGTCAGCTCTCCCCTGGTGACCTATCCCAGTACCAGCCGGATTTACCGGCAGCCCCTGGGGCTCACGCTGATTATAGCGCCATGGAATTACCCTTTCATGTTGCAAATCAGTCCTTTATTGGGTGCTATTGCCGGCGGAAACTGTGCCATACTCAAACCATCTGAATTGGCGCCGGCTACTTCCGCCGTCATCGCAGCCATGATAAAAGAAACCTTTGATCCCACCTATATAGCGGTGGTTGAAGGAGATGGAGGGCAGGTGATCCCAATGCTGATGTCTTTCCGGTTCGATCACGTTTTTTTCACCGGCAGTATCCCTGTTGGGAAGAAAATCATGGAAATGGCAGTTCCACACCTTACGCCGGTTACGTTGGAGCTGGGTGGCAAATCCCCCTGCGTGGTAGATGAAAAAGTAAATATAAAGGTAGCGGCTAAACGTATTGTGTGGGGTAAGTTCTGGAATGCCGGCCAAACCTGCGTTGCACCTGATTACCTGCTGGTACATCAGCATGTAAAGGATGAACTGGTGACGGCGATGAAAAATGCCATCGTGGAATTTTTTGGAGAAGACCCTGCACAAAGCGATTCCTACGCCAGGATGATTAATGATAAGCGCTTTGATGTAGTAGCTGCGTATCTTAATGATGGCCATATAGTACATGGCGGACAAACAGATAAATCGCAACGCTACATTGCTCCTACCCTGCTCACCGATGTAGAGTGGGATGACCCTGTGATGCAGGATGAGATCTTCGGGCCGGTATTGCCGATACTTACCTACTCCGATCTGCCGCAGGCTATCCAGGCTATTAAGAAGTTACCATATCCGTTGGCGTTATATGTTTTTACAAAAAGCAAGAAAACTGAACGGGCGCTGATTGAGCAGGTCCCTTTTGGCGGGGGCTGCGTAAACAATGTGCTGGTACATCTTACAAATCCTGAATTACCCTTTGGTGGAGCCGGCTACAGCGGGATGGGACAATATCACGGGAAGTACAGTTTTGACACCTTCACACATCCGAAAGGAATGCTCAAAACAGGTACCTGGCTTGATGTTCCGGTGAAATATCCGCCGTTTAAGAATAAACTGGGTCTCCTTAAAAAAATAATGAAATAG
- a CDS encoding PDZ domain-containing protein, which yields MSKLLQTLSIAGFTCFSLLTTQVHAQQAKDKLGEFDELIIKRKSDKDGKVTVEIKNGDIFIDGKKVDQYNNPDISVYHRRITPLDGNRMELSDLSGFPGMNFYNGDDDDDDESETPSFNIKPNKALLGVLTEKSDAAGVTVKTVSPGSPAEKAGIRTGDIITKIDDKKIAEPKELYETIGTYKPGDKVTVTYTRNKKESKANITLDERKTAENGNSIFLSPPSSDRSNRDFFNFRDQRPRQGFGQGFGDDSWAPRGSNNVRLGLQVTDTEDGKGAKVTNIDEGSAAEKAGFKTDDIVTEFAGTPVKSARDVANAYRSNQQKSTVTAKVIRNGVSQTLEVKVPKRLNKVNL from the coding sequence ATGAGCAAGTTACTGCAAACACTTTCTATTGCAGGTTTTACCTGCTTCAGCCTTCTGACTACGCAGGTACATGCCCAACAGGCAAAAGACAAACTGGGGGAATTTGATGAACTCATCATCAAAAGGAAAAGTGACAAAGACGGTAAGGTAACCGTAGAAATCAAAAACGGAGACATCTTCATTGATGGCAAAAAAGTAGATCAATATAACAATCCTGATATCTCTGTTTATCACAGGAGAATTACCCCGCTGGACGGAAACAGGATGGAACTCAGCGATCTATCCGGATTCCCCGGTATGAACTTTTACAATGGCGATGATGATGACGATGATGAAAGTGAAACACCCTCTTTCAACATTAAGCCCAATAAGGCTTTGCTTGGTGTGCTGACAGAAAAATCTGATGCCGCCGGTGTAACGGTAAAAACTGTTTCTCCAGGCAGTCCGGCAGAAAAGGCAGGAATCCGAACAGGTGATATTATTACAAAAATAGATGACAAGAAAATCGCAGAACCTAAGGAACTGTATGAAACCATCGGCACCTACAAACCAGGAGACAAGGTAACGGTAACGTATACACGCAATAAAAAAGAAAGCAAGGCAAATATCACGCTGGACGAACGTAAAACAGCAGAAAATGGCAATAGCATTTTCTTATCACCGCCATCTTCAGACCGTAGCAACAGGGACTTCTTCAACTTCAGGGACCAACGTCCACGTCAGGGCTTTGGCCAGGGATTCGGCGATGACAGCTGGGCTCCCCGTGGTTCCAATAATGTTCGTTTGGGCTTACAGGTAACCGATACAGAAGATGGTAAGGGCGCAAAAGTCACCAATATTGATGAAGGATCAGCAGCAGAAAAGGCAGGCTTCAAAACTGATGACATTGTAACTGAGTTTGCCGGCACACCGGTAAAATCCGCCAGGGATGTCGCAAATGCCTATCGCAGTAATCAGCAGAAATCTACTGTAACGGCAAAGGTTATACGTAATGGAGTAAGCCAGACCCTTGAAGTTAAAGTACCTAAGCGTCTTAATAAAGTGAATTTATAA
- the gatB gene encoding Asp-tRNA(Asn)/Glu-tRNA(Gln) amidotransferase subunit GatB encodes MDYSKYETVIGLEVHAQLLTESKLFCSDSASFGGAPNTHISPITLAHPGTLPRMNRKAAEYAIKLGLACHCEIVKENYFARKNYFYPDLPKGYQVSQHTAPICNGGHIRIPTETGSRNVQLNRIHLEEDAGKLLHDQDPSNSYVDYNRAGVPLVEIVSEPDMHTSDEAYAYLTELRRLVRFLGVCDGNMEEGSMRCDANISIRLKGATTLGTKVEVKNMNSIRNVKKAIDAEVKRQIEIVENGGTLVQETRSFDAATGTSFSMRSKEEANDYRYFPEPDLAPFKLSDEFIQAVRATLPPLPEELILKYTSTLQLPEYDARVICDDKSTADYFEGLIAATPLHKAAANWIIGPVKSYLNESGTDIADFPVTPAALAELITLTNSGKVSFSIASSRILPELIQHPSENPLEIATRLNLLQDNNAENIAGIIDEVLAKFPDKVTAYRGGKKGLLALFVGEVMKASKGKADPRLTNELLTEKLKG; translated from the coding sequence TTGGATTACAGTAAATACGAAACCGTGATTGGGCTTGAAGTTCATGCCCAGCTGCTGACGGAAAGCAAATTATTCTGCAGCGACAGCGCCTCATTTGGAGGAGCCCCCAATACACATATCAGCCCTATTACCCTGGCACATCCGGGTACACTGCCACGTATGAACCGTAAGGCAGCAGAATATGCCATTAAACTGGGGCTGGCCTGTCATTGTGAAATCGTGAAAGAAAACTACTTCGCGCGTAAAAACTATTTCTACCCTGATCTCCCCAAAGGATACCAGGTTTCCCAACATACTGCGCCTATCTGTAATGGCGGGCATATACGCATCCCTACAGAAACCGGCAGCAGAAACGTACAACTTAACCGTATCCATCTCGAAGAAGATGCGGGTAAGCTCCTCCACGATCAGGACCCTTCCAACAGCTATGTAGATTACAACCGCGCCGGTGTACCACTGGTTGAAATTGTCAGTGAACCGGATATGCATACCAGTGATGAAGCTTATGCCTATCTTACTGAACTGCGCCGGCTGGTACGTTTCCTCGGTGTTTGTGACGGAAATATGGAAGAAGGCAGTATGCGCTGCGACGCCAATATTTCCATCCGCCTGAAAGGCGCTACTACACTGGGTACCAAGGTGGAAGTAAAAAATATGAACTCCATCCGTAACGTGAAAAAAGCCATAGATGCGGAAGTGAAAAGACAGATAGAAATTGTGGAAAACGGAGGTACACTGGTACAGGAAACCCGCAGCTTCGATGCCGCAACAGGCACGTCTTTTTCCATGCGCTCCAAAGAAGAAGCCAATGATTATCGCTATTTCCCGGAGCCGGACCTCGCGCCGTTCAAACTCAGCGATGAATTTATACAGGCAGTACGGGCAACATTGCCTCCCCTTCCGGAAGAGCTCATTCTGAAATATACGAGCACACTACAATTGCCGGAATATGATGCCAGGGTTATCTGTGATGATAAATCTACAGCGGATTATTTCGAAGGTCTTATTGCCGCTACTCCATTACATAAAGCCGCAGCCAACTGGATTATCGGGCCGGTAAAATCATACCTGAACGAATCAGGAACAGATATCGCCGACTTCCCGGTAACACCGGCAGCACTGGCAGAGCTGATCACCTTAACCAACAGCGGTAAAGTCAGCTTCTCCATTGCTTCTTCCAGGATATTACCGGAATTGATTCAACATCCTTCGGAAAATCCACTGGAAATAGCCACCAGACTAAATCTGTTGCAGGATAACAATGCGGAAAACATTGCGGGTATCATCGACGAGGTGCTCGCTAAGTTCCCCGACAAGGTAACAGCCTACAGAGGCGGTAAAAAAGGACTGCTGGCATTATTTGTGGGAGAGGTGATGAAAGCATCTAAAGGCAAGGCTGATCCTCGTCTTACAAATGAATTATTAACCGAAAAACTCAAAGGTTAA